The DNA sequence TCTCCGGCGCCGGAACCTCCGACCCCCGGCGGGCCGCGCAGCTCGCCCGCCAGAGTGCCGCCCGGCGCACCGCGCGGGAGAAGCAGGCGCGCGACGCCGACCCCGACCGTGCCGGCCTGCGCCGGTCCGTCCTCGCCGAGGCGGGTGTCGCCGTGGTCCTGCTGGCCGTCACCACCATCCTCACCAGCACCGAGCCCGGCCGTGCCGCTGAGCTGGAGACGGGCCGCGGGTCCACCGCCACCGCCGTTCCCGACCGTGCGGTCAAGGTGACGCTGCCCTTCGACACCGGCGGTCAGAACGGCAAGGGATCGGTCCGGCTCCAGCTGGACCCGGGCCGCGTCGGTGCGAACACGCTCCACGTGTGGGCCGAGACCCCCGACGGCAAGCCGCTGGACCTGCCCGAGCTCAAGGTGTCGTTCACCTTGGAGGCCAAGGAGATCGGCCCTCTTCCGGTCCTGCCCGAGCGCGCCGCTCCCGGGCACTGGACCGCATCGGGCGTCCAGCTTCCGCTGACCGGCGACTGGCGGATCGACGTGACCATCCGCACCTCCGACATCGACCAGACGACCGTCCAGAAGAACGTGAAGATCGGCTGACCAGCGTGACCCAGAACAGCGCACCCACCAAGAGCACCGTGAGCTCCGCGAGCAGCACGGAACTCCCCGGTCTCGAGATCTCCCGGCGCCGCCTGCTGGGCACGGTCGGCGCCGCGGGCGCCGCCGGGCTCGCGCTCGGCGCCGCAGGCGGGGCCCTCGTACAGTCCGAGGTGTCCGGGTCCGAGGCGGCGGGCTCCGGCGGCGCTCCCGGCAGCCTCGGTGCCACCCGGGTCGCCTTCCACGGGGATCACCAGGCCGGGATCACCACGCCCCTCCAGGCCAAGGGGCACGTCCTCGCCTTCGACCTGGCGCCCGGCGCCGGGCGCACCGAGGCCGCCGCCCTGATGCGGCGCTGGTCCGATACCGCGCGGCGGCTGACGGCGGGCGAGACCGCACCGGCCGCCGATACCGGCATCGCCCTCGGCTCCGGCCCCTCCTCCCTCACGGTGACCTTCGGCTTCGGCCACTCCTTCTTCGAGCGCACCGGCCTCACCGCGCGCCGCCCCGCCGCCCTCGACCCGCTGCCGGACTTCTCCGCCGACCGGCTCGATGCCCGGCGCAGCGACGGCGATCTATGGGTGCAGATCGGTTCCGACGATGCGCTGGTCGCCTTCCACGCACTGCGCGCCCTGCAGAAGGACGCCGGAGAGGCGGCCCGGCCGCGCTGGCAGATGGACGGCTTCAACCGCTCTCCCGGAGCCACCGCCGCCCCCATGACGGCCCGCAACCTCATGGGCCAGGTCGACGGGACCAACAATCCGAAGCCCACCGAAGCCGACTTCGACCGGCGGATCTTCGTCCAGGGCGCGGTGCCCGCGGAGCACGCCTGGATGGTCGGGGGCTCGTACGCCGTCGTACGCCGCATCCGGATGCTCCTCGACTCCTGGGACCGGCAGTCACTCGCCCAGCAGGAGCAGGTCATCGGCCGTACGAAGGCCACCGGCGCACCGCTGACCGGAGGCGGCGAGACCACCGCCATGGCCCTCGACAAGATCGGTGCCGACGGAAAGCCGGTCATCCCCTCCAACGCGCACGCCCGCATTTCCGCACCCGCGCAGAACGGCGGGGCGGCCATGCTCCGGCGTCCCTTCTCCTTCCACGACGGGATCGCCGCCGACGGAGCCCCCGACGCGGGACTGCTCTTCATCTGCTGGCAGGCCGACCCGGCCCGCGGTTTCGTCCCCGTCCAGCGCAAGCTCGACCGGGGCGACGCCCTGTCGGCCTTCATCCGGCACGAGTCGAGCGGCCTGTACGCGGTGCCGCCCGGCGCGCGCGCCGGGGAGTACGTGGGCCAGCGGCTGCTCGAAGGGTGAACAGCCCGGGTGGCGTCCGGGCCCCGGCATTAGGCTGATCACATGTCGGCCACCCGCTTCACCTATCTCGGTCCCGAAGGCACCTTCACCGAAGCCGCCCTTCGCACCCTCCCCGAAGCCGCGACCCGGGAGCTCGTCCCGATGGTCTCGGTCCCGGCAGCCCTGGACGCCGTGCGCAACGGCGAGGCCGCGGCAGCCCTGGTCCCGATCGAGAACTCGGTGGAGGGCGGGGTCACCTCGACCCTGGACGAGCTGGCTGCCGGCGTACCGCTGATGATCTACCGCGAGGTGCTGCTCCCCATCGCGTTCGCGCTGCTGGTGCGGCCCGGGACCCAGCTGTCGGACGTCAAGACCGTCACCGGGCACCCGGTCGCCCAGCCCCAGGTGCGCAACTGGCTGCGGTCGAACCTCCCCGACGCCCTGTGGGAGTCGGCGGCGTCCAATGCCGATGGTGCCCGGCTGGTCCAGGAGGGCCGCTTCGACGCCGCCTTCGCGGGCGAGTTCGCGGCCGCCACCTACGGGCTGGTCCCGCTGGTCACCGAGATCCACGACGCGCAGAACGCGGAGACCCGCTTCGTGCTCGTCGGGCGTCCCGCCCGGCCGGCCGCGCCGACCGGGGCCGACAAGACCTCCGTCGTGCTGTGGATGGGCGACGACCGCCCCGGCGCGCTGCTGGAGCTGCTCCAGGAGTTCGCCGTCCGCGGGGTGAACCTGATGCTGATCCAGTCCCGGCCCACGGGCGCGGGGATCGGCAACTACTGCTTCGCCGTCGACGCCGAGGGGCACATCTCCGACCGCCGGGTCGGCGAGGCGCTCATGGGCCTCAAGCGCACCTGCCCCCAGATCCGGTTCCTCGGCTCCTACCCGCGCGCCGGTGTCGCTCAGGGTGACGTCCTGGCCGCCCGGCCCGGCACCTCCGACGGTGACTTCACGGCGGCTTCGGACTGGCTGACGCGATGCCTCGACGGGCGCCCCTAACGCTCTGTCCACTGTCCACAGAGTTATCCACAGGGATCGGTGCAGACCTGGGGACAAGTCGACAGAGCAACACGACAAGGTCGACAAATCGGTCGGGTGGCGCAGGTTTCGCGCTGACGAGCGGGAGGTGAACGGCGTCACCCCTGTATCACCGATCAACTCTTTGGGACGA is a window from the Streptomyces sp. NBC_01244 genome containing:
- the pheA gene encoding prephenate dehydratase translates to MSATRFTYLGPEGTFTEAALRTLPEAATRELVPMVSVPAALDAVRNGEAAAALVPIENSVEGGVTSTLDELAAGVPLMIYREVLLPIAFALLVRPGTQLSDVKTVTGHPVAQPQVRNWLRSNLPDALWESAASNADGARLVQEGRFDAAFAGEFAAATYGLVPLVTEIHDAQNAETRFVLVGRPARPAAPTGADKTSVVLWMGDDRPGALLELLQEFAVRGVNLMLIQSRPTGAGIGNYCFAVDAEGHISDRRVGEALMGLKRTCPQIRFLGSYPRAGVAQGDVLAARPGTSDGDFTAASDWLTRCLDGRP
- the efeB gene encoding iron uptake transporter deferrochelatase/peroxidase subunit, which translates into the protein MSSASSTELPGLEISRRRLLGTVGAAGAAGLALGAAGGALVQSEVSGSEAAGSGGAPGSLGATRVAFHGDHQAGITTPLQAKGHVLAFDLAPGAGRTEAAALMRRWSDTARRLTAGETAPAADTGIALGSGPSSLTVTFGFGHSFFERTGLTARRPAALDPLPDFSADRLDARRSDGDLWVQIGSDDALVAFHALRALQKDAGEAARPRWQMDGFNRSPGATAAPMTARNLMGQVDGTNNPKPTEADFDRRIFVQGAVPAEHAWMVGGSYAVVRRIRMLLDSWDRQSLAQQEQVIGRTKATGAPLTGGGETTAMALDKIGADGKPVIPSNAHARISAPAQNGGAAMLRRPFSFHDGIAADGAPDAGLLFICWQADPARGFVPVQRKLDRGDALSAFIRHESSGLYAVPPGARAGEYVGQRLLEG